Proteins found in one Coffea eugenioides isolate CCC68of chromosome 5, Ceug_1.0, whole genome shotgun sequence genomic segment:
- the LOC113771719 gene encoding uncharacterized protein LOC113771719, translated as MEEELKNPDRQDDCDEGTRDGSARREPKKFKRRSSGEVVPNPSPRSENGSMSFLTTPTPPASPWVGRSFVEALKDKPSKRDFYDDSEEEMELAEEIMEEEKDSGKEAEIAASKFPRVIIEQGKNADFWKPWRKSLIVKVLGRTVNFRTFEVNLRELWKLDQYFKLIDLENGYFITSLLNKEDYQKVLEGGPWMFQGNYVTISKWKPDFRPTKEDIKTTLAWVRLPELPIEYYVEKFLMKVGNVVGKAVKVDNQTLEVARGKCARICVEVDLKKPLIPFIWVNNDLQAIEYKGLDAICFECGQYGHIAANCQKNSANGGGNDAQVNPVAGERHRTEARVAPEANPYGPWMLAKQRRNRLDNRL; from the coding sequence ATGGAAGAGGAACTGAAAAACCCAGATCGACAAGATGATTGTGATGAAGGAACGAGGGACGGTAGTGCCAGACGTGAACCCAAGAAGTTTAAGCGTAGATCTTCAGGGGAAGTTGTCCCCAACCCGAGCCCCAGATCTGAGAATGGATCGATGTCATTCCTCACCACGCCCACTCCTCCAGCGTCGCCGTGGGTTGGGAGGTCCTTCGTAGAAGCTCTGAAGGACAAACCAAGCAAACGGGACTTTTACGACGACTCTGAGGAGGAAATGGAATTAGCTGAAGAAATTATGGAGGAAGAAAAGGATTCGGGAAAGGAGGCAGAAATTGCAGCCTCAAAATTCCCAAGAGTAATAATAGAACAAGGGAAGAATGCTGACTTCTGGAAGCCGTGGAGGAAAAGTCTGATTGTCAAAGTGCTAGGACGAACAGTGAACTTCCGCACTTTTGAAGTGAACCTGAGGGAACTTTGGAAGCTGGACCAGTATTTCAAACTAATAGACCTAGAGAATGGCTACTTCATCACTTCGCTCCTCAACAAAGAAGATTATCAAAAGGTTTTAGAGGGAGGACCCTGGATGTTCCAAGGTAACTATGTCACCATAAGCAAATGGAAGCCAGATTTCAGGCCAACGAAAGAGGATATCAAGACAACACTAGCCTGGGTCAGACTGCCCGAATTGCCAATTGAATATTATGTTGAAAAATTCCTCATGAAAGTGGGGAATGTGGTAGGCAAGGCGGTGAAGGTGGACAACCAAACACTGGAGGTGGCTAGGGGAAAGTGTGCGAGGATTTGTGTTGAAGTGGATTTGAAAAAGCCACTAATACCCTTTATTTGGGTGAACAATGACTTGCAAGCGATTGAATACAAAGGTTTGGATGCAATATGTTTTGAGTGTGGCCAATATGGTCACATTGCTGCTAACTGTCAAAAGAACTCCGCTAATGGAGGGGGCAACGATGCACAGGTCAACCCTGTTGCTGGGGAGAGACATCGGACAGAGGCACGGGTAGCGCCGGAGGCCAACCCCTATGGGCCCTGGATGCTGGCAAAACAGAGGAGAAATAGGCTAGACAACAGACTATAA